From bacterium, the proteins below share one genomic window:
- a CDS encoding M20/M25/M40 family metallo-hydrolase, with product MKIKNYRLIIHGGIISAFLLYSFTLSAQVRPLDQAILRPGSGAYSDVMHIKGETIKAMVAALSADSMEGRATGTRGFDKAARWVKEFFVQHDIQPLPGGYFQDFTVPTSVLKERLHSNEWSSETASTKNIIGYIAGNDSLRRDEFIVLTAHLDHLGKEGDSIYAGANDNASGVASVLQIARWIKESKTGLGRSVVFILFSGEEAGLLGSYHFVENPWIDLNKIRLLINLDLVGSGRDGIMLQGSENYPDYAVRIKKINDEWFGFEMSTRPNSPNSDHYYFNKIGLPAFFVYAYRGTMPYHAPGDTSEKIDEKVLENVTRWVAAMIVAFGNE from the coding sequence ATGAAAATAAAAAACTATCGTTTGATCATACACGGCGGAATTATTTCCGCCTTTTTATTATATAGCTTCACGCTTTCAGCGCAGGTACGTCCTTTAGATCAGGCGATATTGCGGCCCGGATCAGGCGCTTATTCCGATGTGATGCACATCAAGGGAGAAACAATCAAAGCTATGGTGGCCGCCTTGTCTGCGGATTCTATGGAAGGACGTGCGACGGGAACACGTGGATTTGATAAAGCCGCACGATGGGTGAAAGAATTTTTTGTTCAACACGACATTCAACCTTTACCCGGAGGATATTTTCAGGATTTTACGGTACCAACTTCTGTATTAAAAGAACGGCTGCATTCAAACGAATGGTCAAGCGAAACGGCTTCGACAAAAAACATTATCGGGTATATAGCGGGAAATGATTCTCTCCGGCGCGATGAGTTTATTGTTTTAACGGCACACCTGGATCATCTGGGAAAAGAAGGCGATTCGATCTATGCCGGGGCTAATGATAATGCGAGCGGGGTTGCATCCGTGTTGCAGATTGCGCGATGGATCAAAGAATCCAAAACCGGTTTGGGGCGTTCGGTGGTTTTTATTTTGTTTAGCGGCGAAGAAGCCGGTTTATTAGGGTCTTATCATTTTGTAGAAAACCCATGGATTGATCTTAACAAAATCCGCCTGTTGATTAATCTTGATCTGGTTGGTTCGGGTCGTGACGGTATCATGTTACAAGGATCGGAAAACTATCCCGATTATGCGGTGCGAATAAAAAAAATAAATGATGAGTGGTTTGGTTTTGAAATGAGTACGCGACCTAATTCGCCGAACTCAGACCACTATTATTTCAACAAAATAGGATTACCGGCATTTTTTGTGTATGCCTATCGTGGCACAATGCCCTACCATGCACCCGGCGATACCTCAGAAAAGATTGATGAAAAGGTTTTAGAGAATGTTACCCGATGGGTTGCGGCGATGATTGTAGCATTTGGAAACGAATAA
- a CDS encoding DUF4097 family beta strand repeat protein: protein MKKLFLTLTLLVAFTVSATDNTAASGSVVAVKEFTRSFPVSPGGQLTLTTDFGSIKIVGSSDDKVSIMARMRGSDDDLKDFEITAEKTGNDVTIRGNWMRKNNFFGHNSNSMDVDYIVNVPSQYNVSLGTAGGNITIQDVKGLIQGGTSGGNLDLTNINGNAELKTSGGNIRAKSTTGNLNLRTSGGNVSMSNINGDLDVSTSGGSIRIEDINGRTNAETSGGHIEVYVSGNNKGVNVETSGGHIALYLPKNIAATIDASTSGGEVEFDLPIMVNGKMRENKVRGTINGGGELIRAHTSGGDIRILARN, encoded by the coding sequence ATGAAAAAATTATTTCTCACGCTGACACTGTTGGTAGCCTTCACTGTTTCGGCGACCGATAACACCGCAGCATCGGGTTCGGTCGTTGCAGTCAAAGAATTTACACGTTCATTTCCTGTATCACCGGGCGGCCAACTTACCTTGACTACAGACTTTGGTTCGATCAAAATCGTGGGCTCTTCCGATGACAAGGTTTCTATCATGGCGCGTATGCGCGGTTCGGATGACGACCTTAAAGATTTTGAAATTACGGCGGAAAAAACAGGTAATGATGTGACTATTCGCGGCAACTGGATGAGAAAAAACAATTTCTTTGGCCATAATAGTAACTCAATGGATGTTGATTATATCGTCAATGTTCCTTCGCAATATAATGTTTCTTTAGGCACGGCCGGTGGAAATATTACCATTCAGGACGTAAAAGGGTTAATCCAAGGTGGGACATCCGGTGGTAATCTTGATTTGACGAATATCAATGGTAATGCCGAACTCAAAACTTCCGGTGGTAATATTCGTGCCAAATCAACGACAGGTAATCTCAACTTGAGAACCTCCGGTGGAAATGTGAGTATGAGCAATATTAACGGCGATTTGGATGTTTCCACATCCGGCGGTAGTATCCGTATCGAAGACATCAACGGTCGCACCAATGCTGAAACATCCGGCGGACATATTGAGGTATACGTGAGCGGTAACAATAAAGGCGTTAATGTGGAAACATCAGGCGGTCACATCGCGCTGTATCTCCCCAAAAACATTGCCGCAACGATAGACGCCTCCACGAGCGGTGGTGAGGTTGAGTTTGATTTACCGATCATGGTCAACGGGAAAATGCGTGAAAACAAAGTACGTGGCACAATCAACGGCGGCGGCGAATTGATACGCGCACACACTTCCGGTGGCGACATACGCATTCTTGCCCGAAACTAA
- a CDS encoding 3-hydroxybutyryl-CoA dehydrogenase, which yields MEVKDIKTVGVLGCGLMGAGIAQVAAASGFKTIVREVNQDVIDKGVGNIKKQLERNAAKGKITAEEKDKTIANLTGTTSLDDLKNCDFIIEAIIEDVKIKNETYAYLDKICPPHTIFASNTSSLTVTEMAAATNRPDRFCGMHFFNPVPVMKLVEIVKAVRTSEETFNTAFELGKAFGKTPIATKDNSGFVVNFLLVPYLLGAIRAVQNNIASIEDIDKGMMLGCGYPMGPLTLLDFVGIDTTYRIAEIMFKEYGEPMYSCPPLLRKMFLAGFYGRKNGKGFYDYSSGTPVVNKDVMNFVK from the coding sequence ATGGAAGTCAAAGACATCAAAACCGTCGGCGTATTGGGTTGCGGCCTTATGGGCGCCGGTATTGCTCAGGTCGCCGCTGCATCGGGATTTAAAACGATCGTTCGCGAAGTAAACCAGGACGTGATTGATAAAGGCGTCGGAAATATCAAAAAACAATTGGAACGTAATGCCGCCAAAGGTAAAATCACGGCCGAAGAAAAAGATAAAACCATCGCTAATCTCACCGGCACGACCAGTTTAGATGATCTGAAAAACTGCGATTTTATCATCGAAGCCATTATCGAAGATGTAAAAATAAAAAACGAAACGTATGCTTATCTTGATAAGATCTGTCCTCCGCATACGATTTTTGCTTCCAATACATCCAGCCTTACCGTGACGGAAATGGCCGCCGCAACCAATCGCCCCGACCGTTTCTGCGGTATGCACTTTTTCAATCCGGTACCGGTCATGAAACTGGTTGAAATCGTAAAAGCCGTACGTACGTCGGAAGAAACATTTAATACGGCTTTCGAATTGGGCAAAGCATTTGGTAAAACACCGATCGCAACAAAAGACAATTCCGGATTCGTGGTCAATTTCCTTTTAGTGCCTTATCTCCTCGGTGCGATCCGTGCCGTACAAAATAACATCGCTTCCATCGAAGATATCGACAAAGGTATGATGCTCGGTTGCGGTTATCCCATGGGTCCGCTGACGCTTTTAGATTTCGTCGGCATTGACACGACCTACCGTATCGCTGAAATCATGTTCAAAGAATACGGCGAACCGATGTATTCTTGCCCCCCGCTGCTTCGCAAAATGTTTTTAGCGGGCTTTTATGGCCGTAAGAACGGCAAAGGCTTTTACGATTATTCATCAGGGACACCCGTCGTCAATAAAGACGTGATGAATTTCGTTAAGTAA
- a CDS encoding HAD-IA family hydrolase, producing MNKNIHQILFDFDYTLADSSEGIITCVNFALEKVGAPPGHPDAIRRMIGYSLEDTFARFIDPSDAEKIQTCKSLFMEHADTGAMVRNTVMLDGVRETLEFLYNELYTLGIVSTKRRSTIWETLIEKEMDDYFDIVIGYEDVTHLKPHPEGLIKAIEELAGTPETTVYIGDSPLDIKAAKSANVFVIAVTSGMHSTEELATLNPDLIIPRLSDLKTHLAA from the coding sequence GTGAATAAAAATATCCATCAAATTCTTTTTGATTTTGACTATACGCTTGCTGATTCTTCCGAAGGTATCATCACCTGTGTTAATTTTGCTCTGGAAAAAGTGGGGGCGCCGCCAGGACACCCGGACGCCATTCGTCGTATGATCGGTTATTCGCTCGAAGATACATTTGCTCGTTTTATTGACCCGTCGGATGCAGAAAAAATACAAACGTGTAAATCTCTTTTTATGGAGCATGCCGATACCGGTGCTATGGTTCGCAATACGGTCATGCTGGACGGTGTGCGCGAAACACTGGAATTCTTATATAACGAACTTTATACACTGGGCATAGTCTCTACTAAAAGACGCTCCACGATATGGGAAACGCTGATCGAAAAGGAAATGGATGATTATTTCGATATTGTCATCGGGTACGAAGACGTCACGCATCTCAAGCCTCATCCGGAAGGATTGATCAAAGCTATTGAGGAATTAGCCGGCACACCCGAAACAACGGTTTACATCGGCGACAGTCCTTTGGATATCAAAGCGGCAAAATCAGCAAATGTTTTTGTTATCGCCGTAACATCCGGGATGCATTCGACCGAAGAATTGGCAACCTTGAATCCGGATTTGATCATCCCACGTCTCTCTGATCTCAAAACGCATTTGGCGGCATGA
- a CDS encoding methyl-accepting chemotaxis protein yields MRNLKITYKLLIGFGTLLAMLIGLSYFAISKMSDLFGMSKAAIDVIPAQNAIVEIQYHTTKGHLWFEEMLSGDNSVRMEEVYNHWNGGIEYASVLLDGGTRDNQTYSAVKDTALIEILTSIRYALVDMVNAADERLELKKQKIKSEAGTESDIYFDAAYQRVMDYCDNGKKITAGLINKSVSNLENDFSNSRWTLIIETTVIVLIGILFSTLIARTIALPVREAAFKINRDGVNTRFDMQRKDEIGQLVQTVDSFLSSFRMILREVADATAAVSSSSKQIGVSTENMARNAQDQMGQTASVTAAIEEMSKTSYEIAHNIGNTKEMAIHAQSSADKGSQVIDETVDGMQKMLAMVQQSSNVVNSLSESSRKITKVVSIIDDITKQVNLIALNASIEATRAGEKGKGFAVVADEIKKLAERTAHSTTEINDIISKIQVNVNEAVNLMGRSNEEAANGIRLSQEAKSSLKEISDVFKNVTMMVSQVAVSSQEQSVTGDQITDNVKVINTATQQIAGGINEIAKSAEYLNNLTTTLQKTVKRFKIGE; encoded by the coding sequence ATGAGAAACCTCAAAATCACGTATAAACTACTCATCGGTTTTGGCACGTTGCTCGCCATGTTAATCGGCTTATCCTATTTTGCGATCAGCAAGATGTCCGATTTGTTTGGCATGTCCAAAGCAGCAATAGATGTGATACCTGCGCAAAACGCTATTGTCGAAATTCAATACCATACGACCAAGGGGCACCTTTGGTTTGAGGAAATGTTGTCCGGCGATAATTCGGTTCGTATGGAAGAAGTTTACAATCATTGGAATGGTGGCATCGAATACGCATCCGTATTATTAGATGGCGGGACTCGTGATAATCAAACGTATTCCGCTGTCAAAGACACGGCTTTGATTGAGATACTCACAAGCATTCGGTATGCATTGGTGGATATGGTCAATGCGGCAGATGAACGCTTAGAACTGAAAAAGCAAAAAATAAAATCAGAAGCCGGAACGGAATCAGATATTTATTTTGATGCGGCATATCAACGTGTCATGGATTACTGCGACAATGGAAAAAAAATCACAGCCGGACTTATCAATAAAAGCGTCAGCAATCTTGAAAATGATTTTTCAAATTCCAGATGGACATTGATAATAGAAACTACAGTTATAGTGTTAATCGGCATTTTGTTTAGTACACTCATTGCCCGGACTATCGCTTTGCCGGTACGTGAGGCTGCGTTCAAGATCAACCGCGATGGTGTGAATACCCGGTTTGATATGCAACGTAAGGACGAAATCGGACAATTGGTGCAAACCGTGGATAGCTTCTTAAGCTCATTCCGCATGATCTTGCGCGAAGTAGCCGATGCGACCGCCGCTGTATCTTCATCCAGTAAACAGATCGGCGTGAGTACGGAAAACATGGCGCGCAATGCACAAGATCAAATGGGCCAAACAGCCAGCGTAACCGCCGCTATCGAAGAAATGAGCAAAACCAGTTATGAGATCGCTCACAATATCGGCAATACCAAAGAAATGGCCATTCACGCACAGAGTAGCGCCGATAAAGGTTCGCAAGTGATTGATGAAACGGTGGACGGTATGCAAAAAATGCTGGCCATGGTTCAGCAGTCTTCCAATGTTGTCAATTCTTTATCCGAATCCAGCCGAAAAATTACTAAGGTTGTAAGTATCATTGACGACATTACTAAACAAGTGAACCTGATCGCACTTAATGCGTCGATTGAAGCAACACGCGCCGGCGAAAAAGGTAAAGGTTTTGCAGTTGTAGCTGATGAAATCAAAAAACTGGCCGAACGTACGGCTCATTCCACCACCGAGATCAATGACATCATATCCAAGATACAGGTCAACGTAAACGAAGCTGTCAATCTGATGGGACGTAGCAATGAAGAAGCCGCCAATGGCATACGTCTTTCACAAGAAGCCAAGTCCAGCTTGAAGGAAATTTCAGACGTCTTCAAAAATGTCACCATGATGGTCAGTCAGGTAGCCGTCTCGAGTCAGGAGCAATCCGTTACGGGCGATCAGATCACGGATAATGTCAAAGTGATCAATACGGCAACACAACAAATCGCCGGCGGTATCAACGAAATAGCCAAGTCCGCCGAATATCTTAATAACCTTACCACGACACTTCAAAAAACAGTTAAGCGTTTTAAAATCGGTGAATAA
- a CDS encoding DUF4256 domain-containing protein — protein sequence MTKKNHSQLLDVLEKRFTQNMHRHKTLKWADICAKLEKNARKLKPLQMMEETGGEPDVIGFDKKTGEYIFCDCAPESPAGRRSLCYDKEALDARKEHKPKDNAMDVAARMGIDILTEEAYRELQKLGEFDTKTSSWIKTPDPIRKLGGALFCDRRYDHVFVYHNGAESYYAARGFRGMLKI from the coding sequence ATGACAAAAAAGAATCACTCCCAACTCTTGGATGTGTTGGAAAAGCGCTTTACACAAAATATGCATCGCCACAAAACCCTTAAATGGGCGGATATTTGCGCTAAATTGGAAAAAAACGCACGCAAATTAAAACCTCTCCAAATGATGGAGGAAACCGGAGGTGAACCGGATGTCATAGGCTTTGATAAAAAAACAGGCGAATATATTTTCTGTGATTGTGCGCCGGAAAGCCCCGCCGGACGTCGAAGTCTATGCTATGATAAAGAAGCATTAGACGCTCGCAAAGAACACAAACCTAAAGACAACGCGATGGATGTGGCTGCACGCATGGGCATAGACATCTTAACCGAAGAAGCATACAGGGAATTACAAAAATTAGGCGAATTCGACACTAAAACTTCCAGCTGGATAAAAACACCCGATCCAATCAGAAAACTTGGCGGTGCACTATTCTGCGATCGTCGTTACGACCATGTTTTTGTCTACCACAACGGCGCCGAGTCGTATTACGCCGCACGCGGCTTTCGGGGAATGCTAAAAATTTGA
- a CDS encoding ester cyclase: protein MKNQSELNKTIVQKFNKECIEIASKSSFDQLLSEQVINHSAPPNAPNGKASFDFFINNILHKGFSDLKVEILDQIAEGDLVATRKKIKGKHTGEIFGIVASQKEVEINIIDIIRLNNGQYVEHWG, encoded by the coding sequence ATGAAAAACCAGTCGGAACTTAACAAAACAATTGTTCAAAAATTTAACAAAGAGTGTATCGAAATCGCCAGCAAAAGTTCTTTCGATCAATTGTTATCCGAACAAGTTATTAACCATTCTGCTCCGCCGAATGCACCCAATGGTAAGGCCAGTTTTGATTTTTTTATCAATAATATTTTACATAAAGGTTTTTCAGACCTAAAAGTTGAAATTCTTGACCAGATTGCTGAAGGGGACTTGGTTGCTACTAGAAAAAAAATAAAAGGAAAACATACCGGTGAAATTTTCGGAATAGTGGCATCACAAAAAGAAGTCGAAATAAATATAATAGATATTATTCGTTTAAATAACGGTCAGTATGTAGAGCATTGGGGGTAA
- a CDS encoding helix-turn-helix transcriptional regulator, producing the protein MHHYLAQTNSIKERSVLTMNAISLVIRGHKTMYFSEKTVHANENEIHMLTTGNCIATIDISSQGPFESVLIFFSREELADFCVTYASVINTLKKNLRIQSSPYVSFRKDDFIINYINSLLLSLKKHGTLSESMKQLKLRELLLYLLEHHTRNFLNFKTTESITQVEMTIRSVMESNALNNLTLHELSFLCNLSLSTFKRHFQKIYGISPNAWLLRRKMDKAVHMLTVEKTKPSDIWFQLGFETHTGFTKAFKKHFGFSPKNYFSSK; encoded by the coding sequence ATGCATCATTACCTTGCTCAAACAAATAGCATCAAAGAACGATCCGTTTTGACAATGAATGCAATTAGTCTGGTCATACGCGGACATAAAACCATGTATTTTTCAGAAAAAACTGTTCACGCGAATGAAAATGAAATCCATATGCTTACGACCGGCAATTGTATTGCAACAATTGACATTTCAAGCCAAGGACCCTTTGAAAGTGTTTTGATTTTTTTCAGCCGGGAAGAATTGGCTGATTTCTGTGTAACATATGCGAGTGTAATAAATACGTTAAAGAAAAATCTTCGAATTCAGAGCAGTCCTTATGTTTCTTTTAGAAAAGACGACTTTATAATTAACTATATAAACTCCCTTCTACTAAGTTTAAAAAAACATGGAACTCTATCTGAATCAATGAAGCAATTGAAATTAAGAGAACTTTTGCTTTACCTGCTTGAGCATCATACCCGTAATTTCTTAAATTTTAAAACGACCGAATCCATCACTCAAGTTGAAATGACGATCCGAAGCGTGATGGAGTCAAACGCTTTAAACAATCTCACGCTTCATGAACTGTCCTTTTTGTGCAATCTGAGTTTATCTACATTTAAACGCCATTTCCAAAAAATATACGGAATATCCCCCAATGCATGGCTTTTAAGAAGAAAAATGGACAAAGCTGTACACATGCTTACGGTCGAAAAAACAAAGCCCAGCGATATCTGGTTTCAACTCGGTTTTGAAACTCATACCGGTTTCACCAAAGCTTTTAAAAAACATTTTGGATTTTCACCTAAAAATTATTTTTCATCTAAATGA
- a CDS encoding GNAT family N-acetyltransferase, whose protein sequence is MDKVIIVRAIPEDAEKLTLISRQTFYETFSEQNTKENMQKYLDESFSIERLTDELRDVHSRFYFAKSGHDIVGYVKINLRPSSAETKNIYSLEIERIYVRRDFQGKKVGLSLYEKAMHIARESKADHVWLGVWEKNDNAIAFYNKLGFVAFGSHPFRLGDDIQTDILMMKKL, encoded by the coding sequence TAAAGTGATTATTGTCAGAGCGATACCGGAGGATGCAGAAAAACTGACACTTATCAGCCGTCAAACGTTTTATGAGACTTTTTCCGAGCAAAACACAAAAGAAAACATGCAGAAATATCTGGACGAATCATTTTCAATTGAACGTCTTACCGATGAATTGCGTGATGTTCATTCCCGGTTTTATTTTGCCAAATCAGGACACGATATCGTCGGTTATGTAAAAATAAACCTCCGCCCATCGTCAGCCGAAACAAAAAATATTTATTCGTTAGAAATCGAAAGAATTTATGTGCGACGCGATTTTCAAGGAAAAAAAGTCGGGCTTTCCCTGTACGAAAAAGCAATGCATATAGCACGAGAATCAAAAGCAGATCATGTTTGGTTGGGCGTGTGGGAAAAGAATGATAACGCTATTGCATTTTATAATAAGCTCGGATTTGTCGCGTTTGGCTCGCATCCCTTTCGTTTGGGTGATGATATACAAACCGATATTCTGATGATGAAAAAGCTATAA